One window from the genome of Oryctolagus cuniculus chromosome 1, mOryCun1.1, whole genome shotgun sequence encodes:
- the CCDC179 gene encoding coiled-coil domain-containing protein 179 yields MCLRFRDDEPSQVSPEGPRRPHPSEVTAKQSINKRIQDMQNMKKEKRRLNKRFSRPSPVPERGLLWS; encoded by the exons ATGTGCCTGCGCTTCAGGGATGACGAACCTAGCCAAGTCAGCCCT GAAGGACCAAGACGGCCACATCCTTCAGAAGTCACTGCAAAGCAG TCTATAAATAAACGTATTCAGGACATGCAAAACatgaagaaggagaagaggaggttAAATAAACGATTCTCAAGGCCTTCTCCTGTTCCAGAACGAGGACTGCTG